The following proteins are encoded in a genomic region of Flammeovirga pectinis:
- a CDS encoding NAD(P)H-dependent oxidoreductase: protein MAQKKILLINGHPDTKSFCYGLAEAYLKGAKVSNAIVKQINIGELVFNPNLNFGYRKRVELEPDLKQSIDKIKEADHIIWVFPMWWYGYPAIMKGFIDRTFLPGIAFDIVPGKPFPKPLFKGKTARIIVTADTPKWYNSIFMRNPAINQLKRGTLQFCGIKPVKVTYISTIKNSSTAFRQKWLSKIEKLGFSNQ, encoded by the coding sequence ATGGCACAAAAAAAGATACTCCTAATAAACGGACACCCAGATACAAAGAGCTTTTGTTATGGTTTAGCAGAAGCCTATTTAAAAGGGGCTAAAGTGTCTAATGCAATTGTAAAGCAGATTAACATTGGTGAATTAGTTTTTAACCCAAATTTAAATTTTGGTTATCGAAAAAGAGTCGAATTAGAACCCGATTTAAAACAATCCATAGATAAAATTAAAGAAGCTGACCATATAATATGGGTTTTTCCAATGTGGTGGTATGGTTACCCTGCTATAATGAAAGGGTTTATTGATCGTACCTTTTTACCTGGAATAGCCTTTGATATCGTTCCTGGTAAGCCTTTCCCTAAACCACTTTTTAAAGGGAAAACTGCAAGAATTATTGTTACTGCTGATACTCCAAAATGGTACAATTCAATATTTATGAGAAACCCTGCTATTAACCAGCTAAAAAGAGGTACATTACAATTTTGTGGTATTAAGCCAGTAAAGGTTACCTATATTTCTACTATAAAAAATTCTTCTACAGCGTTTAGACAAAAGTGGCTCTCTAAAATCGAAAAACTTGGTTTCTCAAATCAATAA
- a CDS encoding GyrI-like domain-containing protein, which produces MEIKQSIQTYGLVTELSKSQATNLIIIRKHWMFFNAELKKYKLNQFGGNWTKYGITFKSGERYFYLTSIQIINKQIPSHFIKKEIPKGEYTVFTHKGKMENIKNTLYEIYKVILPKSTLKIEDQSKVGFHHFEKYDHRFQWNKPTSEIDIYLPLNTDNE; this is translated from the coding sequence ATGGAAATCAAACAAAGCATTCAGACATACGGACTGGTTACAGAATTGTCAAAATCTCAGGCTACTAATCTTATTATTATTCGAAAACATTGGATGTTCTTTAATGCAGAATTAAAGAAATATAAGTTGAATCAGTTTGGTGGAAATTGGACAAAATATGGGATTACTTTTAAGTCGGGAGAAAGATATTTTTATCTAACATCAATTCAAATAATAAACAAACAGATACCTTCTCATTTTATCAAAAAAGAGATCCCTAAAGGGGAATATACAGTGTTTACCCATAAAGGTAAAATGGAAAACATAAAGAATACACTCTACGAAATTTATAAGGTTATACTACCCAAATCAACATTAAAAATTGAAGACCAAAGTAAGGTTGGGTTTCATCATTTTGAAAAATATGATCACCGTTTTCAATGGAATAAACCTACATCAGAAATAGATATTTATTTACCATTGAATACGGATAATGAATAA
- a CDS encoding polysaccharide lyase family 7 protein, producing the protein MKSIQNTIGIFAILLFNLSCNPTNSDPVVPSIDNIKQNTVEEEEEKEQEEDNVSNEIETISWKNWYLSVPIDKGDGKATSIGYESIINDQLTEEQRKYFYVNEDGSYTLWTKFTGFTTSGLSELGERYCRTELREYWQGNQDTKDNWSMSTGVHILESTLQVNFVEGNGRTIVAQVHGKESEGIDGNPATIKIRWNNGMIQADYYTKPNDGDEWSSKYDDKLDLGRVDNEVFTFKIKIEEGKFYAALICEEKGLDVDYTEIYDYVGNGYIHENYFKTGNYYGWNDDYEKAAQVKLYKVVTEHR; encoded by the coding sequence ATGAAAAGCATACAAAATACTATCGGCATCTTTGCAATCCTTCTTTTCAATTTAAGTTGTAATCCTACAAATAGCGACCCCGTTGTACCTTCTATTGACAATATTAAACAGAATACTGTAGAAGAAGAAGAAGAAAAAGAGCAGGAAGAAGACAATGTAAGTAACGAAATAGAAACTATCTCATGGAAGAATTGGTACCTTTCTGTACCTATAGATAAAGGAGATGGAAAAGCTACATCAATTGGTTATGAGTCTATTATTAATGACCAACTTACTGAAGAACAAAGAAAATATTTCTATGTTAACGAAGACGGCTCTTATACTTTATGGACTAAATTTACAGGTTTTACTACATCTGGACTTTCAGAACTTGGAGAAAGATACTGTAGAACAGAGTTAAGAGAATACTGGCAAGGAAATCAAGATACAAAAGATAATTGGTCTATGAGTACTGGAGTTCATATTCTAGAATCTACCCTTCAAGTAAATTTTGTAGAGGGGAATGGACGTACAATTGTAGCTCAAGTACATGGCAAAGAATCCGAAGGAATTGATGGTAATCCAGCTACTATTAAAATTAGATGGAACAATGGAATGATACAAGCAGATTATTATACCAAACCAAATGACGGAGATGAATGGAGCAGTAAATATGATGATAAATTAGATTTAGGAAGAGTAGATAATGAGGTTTTCACTTTCAAAATAAAAATAGAGGAGGGCAAGTTTTACGCTGCCCTAATATGTGAAGAAAAAGGCCTTGATGTAGACTATACTGAAATATATGATTATGTAGGTAATGGATATATACACGAGAATTACTTTAAAACAGGTAACTATTATGGATGGAATGATGATTATGAAAAAGCTGCTCAGGTAAAACTTTATAAAGTGGTTACTGAACATAGATAA
- a CDS encoding AraC family transcriptional regulator, translated as MNSKLNINALTKEYSTNIMVDKIRNGKYDTVSPHSTTLHRHTIFQIVWIYKGDGEHLIEQKKYSFSEGSLFLLAPHYLHQIKYHDVDGFVVSFSDTFLNKTQYKSTLLFYDPQECFIKVLDAEQELLNTEFEHLYHYFKTPNLLEKDIILQNYIHILLTKIKGFKIVNQGVDVITNNHKFKLAEDFISLVRNNFSQEKKIEFYIRKLAVSQRKLNDVICTVTGVPPARFIEQYTLNEAVRLVCFSNYTIKEIAGFVGYFDCSYFTKAFKKHFDKTPTQYRMWYKEK; from the coding sequence ATGAACTCAAAACTAAATATTAACGCATTAACCAAAGAATATTCTACGAATATAATGGTTGATAAAATTCGAAATGGTAAGTACGATACGGTATCACCTCATAGTACAACTTTACACAGACATACTATATTTCAGATTGTATGGATTTACAAAGGGGACGGAGAGCACCTCATAGAACAGAAGAAATATTCTTTTTCTGAGGGGAGTTTGTTTCTACTTGCACCTCATTATTTGCATCAAATAAAATACCATGATGTGGATGGCTTTGTAGTCAGTTTTAGTGATACTTTTTTGAATAAAACACAATACAAGTCAACCTTATTATTTTATGATCCTCAAGAATGTTTTATTAAGGTTTTAGATGCTGAACAAGAATTATTAAATACTGAATTCGAACATTTATATCATTATTTTAAAACACCTAATCTATTAGAAAAAGATATCATTTTACAAAATTATATACATATACTACTCACTAAAATAAAGGGGTTTAAGATTGTCAATCAAGGAGTTGATGTGATTACGAATAACCATAAATTTAAATTAGCAGAAGATTTTATTTCATTGGTAAGAAATAACTTTAGTCAAGAAAAGAAAATAGAATTTTACATAAGAAAATTAGCGGTTTCTCAAAGGAAATTGAACGATGTTATTTGCACAGTAACTGGTGTTCCGCCTGCTAGATTTATAGAACAATATACTTTAAATGAAGCGGTAAGGTTAGTTTGTTTTAGTAATTATACTATTAAAGAAATAGCTGGTTTTGTAGGATATTTTGATTGTTCTTATTTTACAAAAGCATTTAAAAAACACTTTGATAAAACACCAACTCAGTATAGAATGTGGTATAAGGAGAAGTAG
- a CDS encoding MBL fold metallo-hydrolase produces MFKTEIKSKIDEDICLLVKVDNHTYNYICDCGEARDLTVKECQDTKAIFLSHTHIDHFVNFDTLLRHQIGTGRKVVICGPKGIIHHIQNRIKSYCWNLIEEGAITYEVREVSANNSIKSAVLKPPFWELEDEKKYDDTIIFTEKDFHVEFEVLDHKTDSIAYLFKGHDKTKIELKAAFKGGKWVAELKKLYDNAVTDALLEIDGITYQSKDLFDMIKIEKGEKLGIIMDHAASPENHQKIKDKFFGCDNVYIECFYKDEDKEFAVKNYHSYASMSGKIMKDCEVKNAIPVHFSRKYSILEIKEIQEQFYKAAMPNN; encoded by the coding sequence ATGTTTAAGACAGAAATAAAAAGTAAAATAGACGAAGATATTTGTCTATTAGTTAAAGTAGACAACCACACCTATAACTATATATGCGACTGTGGAGAAGCTAGAGATCTCACAGTAAAAGAATGTCAAGATACTAAAGCAATATTTTTAAGTCATACACATATAGACCACTTTGTTAACTTCGATACACTGCTTCGACATCAGATTGGTACGGGTAGAAAAGTAGTTATTTGTGGTCCTAAAGGGATTATTCATCACATTCAAAACAGAATAAAAAGTTACTGTTGGAACCTTATAGAAGAAGGTGCAATTACTTATGAGGTTAGAGAAGTTTCAGCTAACAATAGCATTAAATCGGCAGTACTAAAACCTCCTTTTTGGGAACTGGAAGACGAAAAAAAGTATGATGATACTATTATTTTTACAGAAAAAGATTTTCATGTAGAATTCGAAGTCCTTGATCATAAAACAGACTCCATTGCTTATTTATTTAAAGGGCACGATAAAACTAAAATTGAACTTAAAGCAGCATTCAAAGGTGGAAAGTGGGTAGCAGAGTTAAAGAAATTATATGACAATGCAGTCACTGATGCTCTTCTTGAAATTGATGGCATAACATATCAATCAAAAGACTTGTTTGATATGATAAAAATTGAAAAAGGGGAGAAACTTGGCATTATTATGGACCATGCTGCAAGCCCTGAAAATCACCAAAAAATTAAAGATAAATTCTTTGGATGCGACAACGTCTACATTGAATGTTTTTATAAAGATGAAGACAAAGAATTTGCTGTAAAAAACTATCATAGCTATGCTTCTATGTCGGGTAAAATAATGAAAGACTGTGAAGTTAAAAATGCTATTCCTGTACATTTTTCTCGTAAATATTCTATACTAGAAATTAAAGAAATACAAGAGCAATTTTATAAAGCAGCAATGCCAAATAACTAA
- a CDS encoding DMT family transporter — translation MALIYVFLCVLLWALIPVVSKLGQSSLDNHQFLFWSSLVSFFTFVVIISFRKEVKNIQSISLKNWVQSLLLGVLGTYLYYILLYFGYANAKGIEVLIIQYCWPIFVIILSVVLLKEKLNSRKILSIIFGFLGVFLVLTKGDLTDIHFENLYVDGIVLLAAFVFGLFSVLSKKIEVDPLFLVAIYFLTATVVSFISMLLLSEFKLPTSDTILPILVNGIFVNGISYIFWIRALKIGKASFIAPFVFLTPVISTIILILFFNEPFQFVYIFGMLLVILGGLINKE, via the coding sequence ATGGCACTTATTTATGTTTTTCTTTGTGTTCTTTTATGGGCATTAATTCCGGTTGTCTCTAAATTAGGACAATCCTCTTTAGATAATCATCAGTTTCTTTTTTGGTCTAGTTTGGTTTCTTTTTTCACCTTTGTAGTAATTATTTCCTTTAGAAAGGAAGTAAAGAACATACAAAGTATTTCTCTTAAAAATTGGGTTCAATCACTACTTCTAGGTGTTTTAGGTACCTATCTTTATTACATTTTATTGTATTTTGGATATGCCAATGCAAAAGGTATTGAGGTTTTAATAATTCAATATTGTTGGCCTATTTTTGTAATTATTTTATCTGTTGTTCTTTTAAAAGAAAAACTGAATAGTAGAAAAATACTATCAATAATATTCGGGTTCTTAGGAGTTTTTCTAGTGCTTACAAAAGGTGACCTTACAGACATACATTTTGAGAATTTATATGTTGATGGTATTGTTTTATTAGCAGCTTTTGTTTTTGGACTATTCTCGGTTTTGAGTAAAAAGATAGAGGTGGATCCATTATTTTTAGTAGCCATTTATTTTTTAACTGCAACTGTTGTTTCTTTTATATCAATGCTTTTACTTTCAGAGTTTAAGTTGCCAACGTCAGATACTATTTTACCAATTCTGGTAAATGGCATTTTTGTGAATGGAATATCTTATATTTTTTGGATTAGAGCCTTAAAAATAGGGAAGGCATCTTTTATTGCCCCTTTTGTATTTTTGACGCCAGTAATTTCTACCATAATTTTGATATTATTTTTTAACGAACCTTTTCAATTCGTTTATATCTTTGGCATGCTATTAGTAATTTTGGGAGGGTTAATTAATAAGGAGTAG
- a CDS encoding Crp/Fnr family transcriptional regulator: protein MKNNLEKVLKSFNMLSDDEIAKSLTYFEVKTIQKNDLLIEAGKVCDWIAFVNSGILRNYYTSSKEDEVTYCITFPNTFISAYSSFITNKKTFENIHAIVDSELLVIRKDDYQSLLNSSENWLNFSKYFSEQSYVLMENRLISLQMETAEKRYLDLMNNHPEYIQNISLKYLASYLGITQRHLSRLRKKISF from the coding sequence ATGAAAAACAACTTAGAAAAAGTATTGAAATCATTCAATATGCTTTCAGATGATGAAATTGCTAAAAGTCTTACCTATTTTGAAGTAAAAACAATCCAAAAAAATGATCTACTAATTGAAGCTGGGAAAGTTTGTGACTGGATTGCCTTTGTAAACTCTGGGATACTAAGAAATTATTATACCTCTAGCAAAGAAGATGAAGTAACGTATTGTATCACATTTCCCAATACTTTTATTAGTGCTTATTCTTCTTTTATTACAAATAAAAAAACCTTTGAAAATATACATGCTATTGTCGATTCTGAACTATTAGTTATTAGAAAAGACGACTACCAGAGCTTATTAAACTCCAGTGAAAATTGGCTTAATTTTTCAAAATATTTTTCAGAACAATCCTACGTTTTGATGGAGAATCGATTAATTTCTTTACAAATGGAGACTGCAGAAAAACGTTATTTAGATTTAATGAATAACCATCCAGAATACATCCAAAATATATCTTTAAAGTACCTTGCCTCTTATCTTGGCATTACCCAAAGACATCTCAGTAGGTTAAGAAAGAAGATTTCTTTTTAG
- a CDS encoding discoidin domain-containing protein, with product MRTFFSISNRVVLILLALTISPFAIAQNGTPWSQLFLDWNNTQDNGGVGVVRSIRINPSRTNSVLIGAATAGIWHTSDSGNNYTLVSGGVPEVEWVNEIVYSRANTEIVYAGTDVGVVKSLDAGLTWSYTGLRRSKPNHYSEDQWVDLANTSSDVVYATVKEGASYKLYKTTDGGVNWVEMYSSIHRIWDMRVKPNDSNTIYILEQSSATGWINFKRSTDGGVVFNTVSNGFPSNSNNNTHRARLATTPANNNVVYIAIGYNGGGVEDKISFFKSSDSGLSFTKKCCGNSNTPLEYANGPSDFTYETCHLSQLSWNFAFTVSETNEDVIACAANKLKISEDGGETWKYDRSGNVVTGAQYDNYSSNNAHTGVHGDHHGLSIIGDNIWNANDGGVYHSSDRSNTVVLDKSDGLGVQELWGYSQSFKNDIMAVGLNHNQICFRDDNVYGGWIGVNGADAMAANVNPIDDQYMYNHPWGHERVKRSLEGKTGHEHQELGIELGYITLDNLEFDPHQYYTIYGSDYGDRNETYKLAKTTDNAKTWQVIKNFEEEQKNAVSIKVSFANSNYVYAVVKPGKVIKSEDKGETWADVSPPSNLVNGKNLWRIAVSDKDPNHIWVTISENDAQNKVLHSVDGGTTWANFSAGLPNQNIYSLIYQRGSDDILYLGTSFGVYYRKNGMQQWALFGTGMPACKTPFLFINYATGKLRLGTSRGLWENDLIGRTPPKANITADRNVIDDTNQIIKYADYSVIDQNATYLWSFPNGIPSTSIEERPTVSYARATGDSFTATLTVTDSRGTSTQTLTDFISNEKTTNSAETVHSSDSERVGYEAIKAVDGDATTYWFTNWSSDSNTYPHNLVIDIGTSERIKGISYLPKQDLDSGSGRIGNFEVYVSDDPNNWGTAVASGSWPNTSELQIVTFSPKRGRYYKLSALSEVNGGNDAAIAEINAIISTDPYVYSFDSEQAGDEAFKAVDKNNGTIWHTEWTPNNPPYPHELVIDLGKTKEINGINYLPRQGQENGRIASYEIYVSDDPTNWGDTVATGTWLNTKELQTVNFASKSGRYYKLKALSEVNGNDWASVAEINCIYPTSPNVLRKSHITAQKISSSDEPFVVAYPNPIVDDLKIRNVCNYHTIMIFDANQIKLFEVKNNKKDNVKIPLGNINRSNTIIFVRLISNTKPPKTIKLIK from the coding sequence ATGAGAACTTTCTTTTCAATCTCAAATCGTGTGGTGTTAATTTTATTAGCACTAACGATCTCACCATTTGCTATAGCACAAAATGGTACTCCATGGTCTCAGTTATTTTTAGACTGGAACAACACTCAGGATAACGGAGGGGTAGGCGTAGTACGGTCTATTCGGATTAATCCGTCGAGAACAAATTCTGTTCTAATTGGTGCTGCCACTGCAGGAATCTGGCATACTTCTGATAGTGGAAATAATTACACTTTAGTTTCTGGAGGTGTTCCAGAAGTAGAATGGGTAAACGAAATTGTGTATAGTCGTGCCAATACAGAAATAGTCTATGCAGGAACTGATGTAGGCGTTGTAAAGTCTTTAGATGCAGGACTTACATGGAGTTATACAGGCCTCAGAAGATCTAAGCCCAACCATTACAGCGAAGACCAATGGGTAGATTTGGCAAACACAAGTAGCGATGTTGTGTATGCAACAGTAAAGGAGGGTGCATCTTATAAACTTTATAAGACAACAGATGGAGGCGTAAATTGGGTAGAGATGTATAGTTCAATACATCGAATTTGGGATATGAGAGTAAAACCAAATGATTCTAATACAATTTATATTTTAGAACAATCATCAGCTACTGGATGGATCAATTTTAAAAGATCTACAGATGGAGGGGTGGTATTTAATACCGTTAGTAATGGTTTCCCATCTAATAGTAATAATAATACGCACAGAGCGAGATTAGCTACTACACCTGCTAATAATAATGTAGTTTATATTGCTATTGGGTACAATGGAGGTGGAGTTGAAGACAAAATTTCTTTCTTTAAATCTTCTGATAGTGGACTTTCTTTCACAAAAAAATGTTGCGGTAATTCAAATACTCCATTAGAATATGCCAATGGGCCTTCTGATTTTACCTACGAAACATGCCACCTTTCTCAGTTAAGCTGGAACTTTGCATTTACTGTTTCAGAAACAAATGAAGATGTAATTGCTTGTGCGGCCAATAAGCTAAAAATTAGTGAAGATGGTGGGGAAACTTGGAAATATGACCGTTCAGGCAATGTTGTAACAGGCGCTCAATACGATAACTATTCTTCTAATAATGCACACACTGGCGTACATGGAGACCATCATGGACTTTCTATTATTGGTGATAATATATGGAATGCCAATGATGGTGGCGTTTATCATTCTTCTGATAGAAGCAATACCGTTGTATTGGATAAAAGTGATGGCTTAGGTGTACAAGAATTATGGGGGTATAGCCAATCTTTTAAAAATGATATTATGGCTGTGGGCTTAAATCATAATCAAATTTGTTTTAGGGATGACAATGTGTATGGTGGTTGGATTGGTGTAAATGGAGCAGATGCAATGGCGGCAAATGTTAACCCAATAGACGATCAGTATATGTATAATCACCCTTGGGGACATGAAAGAGTAAAGCGTTCTTTAGAAGGGAAAACAGGACACGAACATCAAGAATTGGGTATTGAATTAGGGTACATTACTTTAGACAATTTAGAATTTGATCCACATCAATATTATACAATTTATGGTAGTGATTATGGAGACAGAAATGAAACCTACAAACTTGCAAAAACAACTGATAATGCTAAGACGTGGCAGGTAATCAAAAACTTTGAAGAGGAGCAAAAAAATGCAGTTTCTATAAAAGTTAGCTTTGCAAATTCTAATTATGTATATGCCGTAGTGAAGCCCGGTAAGGTCATAAAATCAGAAGATAAAGGAGAAACTTGGGCCGATGTTTCCCCTCCGAGTAATTTAGTAAATGGGAAAAATTTATGGAGAATAGCAGTGAGCGATAAAGACCCCAATCATATTTGGGTGACCATAAGTGAAAATGATGCACAAAACAAAGTTTTACATTCTGTAGATGGAGGAACAACATGGGCAAACTTCTCGGCAGGGCTTCCTAATCAAAATATCTACTCTTTGATTTACCAGAGAGGAAGTGATGATATCTTATATTTGGGTACTTCTTTTGGTGTATATTACCGTAAAAATGGTATGCAACAGTGGGCATTATTTGGTACAGGTATGCCTGCTTGTAAAACACCCTTTTTATTTATTAATTACGCAACAGGAAAACTTCGCTTAGGTACTTCGAGAGGTTTATGGGAAAATGATCTTATTGGAAGGACTCCACCGAAAGCCAACATTACAGCAGATAGAAATGTAATTGATGATACGAATCAGATTATAAAATATGCGGACTATTCTGTTATTGATCAGAATGCTACTTATTTATGGAGTTTCCCTAATGGCATTCCTTCAACATCAATAGAAGAACGACCAACTGTTTCTTATGCAAGAGCAACTGGAGATAGTTTTACTGCAACGCTAACTGTTACAGATTCACGTGGCACGAGTACTCAGACTTTAACTGATTTTATAAGCAATGAAAAAACTACAAATAGTGCAGAAACTGTGCACTCTTCTGATAGTGAAAGAGTAGGGTATGAAGCTATTAAAGCAGTAGATGGCGATGCTACTACTTATTGGTTTACAAATTGGTCATCTGATAGTAATACCTATCCACATAATCTAGTAATTGATATTGGTACATCTGAAAGAATAAAAGGAATCTCTTACCTGCCAAAACAAGATCTTGATAGTGGCAGTGGTAGAATAGGTAATTTTGAGGTTTATGTTAGCGACGATCCAAATAATTGGGGGACAGCCGTTGCGTCTGGAAGTTGGCCTAATACGAGTGAATTGCAGATCGTGACTTTTTCTCCTAAAAGAGGCAGGTACTATAAGTTAAGTGCTTTATCTGAGGTGAATGGAGGAAACGATGCCGCTATAGCAGAAATAAATGCGATTATATCAACCGATCCCTATGTTTATTCTTTTGATAGCGAACAAGCTGGAGATGAAGCATTTAAAGCAGTTGATAAAAATAACGGTACTATTTGGCATACAGAATGGACACCAAATAACCCTCCTTATCCGCATGAATTAGTAATTGATCTAGGAAAAACAAAAGAAATTAATGGTATAAATTATTTACCAAGACAGGGACAAGAAAATGGAAGAATTGCATCTTACGAAATTTACGTAAGTGATGATCCTACCAATTGGGGAGATACTGTGGCTACAGGAACTTGGTTAAATACAAAAGAGCTACAGACTGTTAATTTTGCATCAAAAAGTGGTAGATATTATAAATTAAAAGCACTTTCTGAGGTAAATGGTAACGATTGGGCTTCCGTAGCAGAAATAAATTGTATTTACCCTACATCACCCAACGTATTAAGAAAAAGCCATATTACTGCACAAAAAATCTCTAGTTCAGACGAACCGTTTGTAGTTGCTTATCCAAATCCAATTGTTGACGATTTAAAAATTAGGAATGTTTGCAATTATCACACAATAATGATATTTGATGCTAATCAGATCAAATTATTTGAAGTGAAGAATAATAAAAAAGACAATGTAAAAATACCTCTCGGAAATATTAATAGGTCTAATACTATCATTTTTGTTAGATTGATTAGTAACACTAAACCTCCTAAAACAATTAAGTTGATAAAGTAG